Proteins encoded within one genomic window of Glycine soja cultivar W05 chromosome 1, ASM419377v2, whole genome shotgun sequence:
- the LOC114376908 gene encoding uncharacterized protein LOC114376908 produces MTVIMRSDTNTGSRGRISFVLIGCERSGEYRCRKKDFVRRDIRTRKCGSPFKLRGKPVVGGQGWMMKLMCGIHNHELGKSLVRHPYTERLTKDEKTIIADMIMIKSMEKPRNILLTLKEHNVNRMTFSAGFAYLEGEHVNNVVWDLERFRAQSKKDHADVGSIQPFIHDFIDNIVDVKADGNYGYRSFAGLLGMGEESWSLLHNHLLKELGKFSDDYIKLFGSTDKFEELRM; encoded by the exons ATGACAGTCATTATGAGGTCTGACACAAACACTGGTAGTAGAGGAAGgatttcatttgtgttaattggttgtgaaaggagtggtgagTATAGGTGTAGGAAGAAAGATTTTGTTAGAAGGGATATTAGGACCAGGAAATGTGGGagtcccttcaagcttcgtgggaaaccagtggtTGGAGGGCAAGGTTGGATGATGAAGTTGATgtgtgggattcataatcatgaattgggcAAGTCATTAGTTAGACATCCATACACTgagcgattgactaaggatgaaaagacaattattgctgatatgatcATGATCAAGTCAATGGAGAAACCAAGAAACATCTTGCTAacattgaaggagcacaatgtcaata ggatgacattctctgctggcTTTGCTTATCTAGAGGGTGAACATGTTAATAATGTGGTATGGGATTTAGAACGGTTCCGAG CCCAATCCAAGAAGGATCATgctgatgttggatcaattcAGCCATTTATCCACGATTTCATTGACAACATTGTGGATGTCAAAGCTGACGGAAACTATGGATATCGGTCGTTTGCCGGTTTATTGGGTATGGGTGAAGAGTCTTGGTCGTTGCTGCACAACCatctgcttaaagaacttggcaaatTCTCAGATGACTATATCAAGCTCTTCGGTAGCACAGAcaaatttgaggaattaaggat gTGA